acgaggacgacgcgcggGGCCGTGTGCCCCGccgggaggaggcggagcgcgtCGCGGAGGACGGGGAGCAGCGCCGGGTCGACGAAGATGAGCTTGGAGCCGGAGTGGCGGAGCAGGACGGACACCGTGCGCGCGTCGAGCCGCGTGTTGATGCTGTTCAGCACGGCGCCGCTCATCGGCACGGCGAAGTGCATCTCGTACATCGCCGGCACGTTCGGCAGGAGCACGGACACCTGACTCAATCCAGCTTAGCTTAGCAACACGaggaaggtgttcgacgaaatgacCGTGGAAGGAAAAAGGATCGATGGATGCTCACGACGTCGCCGCGGGAGAtgccgagggaggagacgagcgcggaggcgaggcggaggcagcggcggtgggtCTGCGACCACGTGAAGACGGTGTCGTGGTAGACGACGGACGGGCAGTCGCCGAACACGGTGGCGGCGCGCTCCAGGAAGCCCAGCGGCGTGAGCGCGCACGAGTTGGCCGGGTTGGCGCCGAGCTTGtccatggccgccgcgtcgATCGCCGGAGCACGAGCTGTCGCCTGTGTGAACGCCGGTGACTCCAGCTATCGCGGGGTGGTTGGAGTGGAGGCGAGGAAAGAGCGAGTGAGGAGGCTGCGGTGATATAAAACCAGTTTGCTATTGACCAGATGACTTATTCTCCGAATCTCAGTCACCTTGATTCCTGCCCGTTGGATCGAGATCAACGGCTAAGGATAGGGCAACAGCGAGTGAAATTTACGCTGGTCAACTATGTCAAATAAGGAGGAATGGATTTAGTAGTAATATATGGAGTACAGTATATAGTACTAATTTCCAATTGCATTTATAAAGAAATCAGTGGTCTTccatttaaataaaaagaaatttaTCCATATAAATTGGCAGCAGCTTCGTTTGATGGGGACGGCCACGATCAGTTGCAGGCGCAATCTGGATACACGGAATGTATCCTTCCTTAGTCCCAGAAGTAGATAGAAAAAACAAACGTATCGATTATAACACATTAATAATGTGAATCTAAacttactactacctccgtctcaaaataagtgcagccgtagaaatccgtatccaacgtttaaccgtccgttttatttgaaaaatttatgattttttttaaaaaatttagccACACTtaaaagtactatttatgttttatcatctaataacaataaaaatagtaattataaaaaaattttaaataaaatgaacggttaaacgttggagaTGAATAGtataaaactgcacttattttaatatggagggagtactgtgTTAAACTCGATACTAAATTAGTGTTTTATAAGGCGAAGGAGATACCTCATCATATGCTAGTTCATGCCGCAGTAAAAAGAAAGATTGAAGATAATTCATTTTCTTCGATCCAGCATCCCAGCCAAACCTCGGAGAACCCAGAGATGAGACAAGAGAACGAATCAAAATACTTTTCATCATATATGAACAGATGGCAGTAGTTGGCagtagcatgtttttttttactactcCCCCTTCAACCCCATAGATTTGCATCAAATGTGCATCACATGATCTAGGACCTCTGTCTTTCTGGCACTGTAGATTAACAAACGATACAGAAGATGGTACCTCCAAACTACTGATGTGCAGtattaaacttttttaaaactGGTAAAAACAAGACTCCCGTTTCCATATACCCGGAACGTACAAAAGCTTGAAACTTTTCATTTAATTTGTTCTTGACTTATGGATATATGATACAGATCAGCAGCATGACAAATTAATACCTTACCATGATCTGGCGATGTGTATGTACGGTCCAAAAGATGAGTCACGAACCCACGATATCTATACGAGCCTTATTGGTTGACCTAATTAATCAAAGCAAAagctaaaaattaaaattttaaacttgattttgaaattaaatttaagatatttttaacatagttttgttttttattattagcttttaaatcgctaaaaaaatatataaaaattttatataaaaattaattttattatttaataAATCAGTGTTTTATTAGGAAATATGAGCAACCGACGAGACTCTACCTATCTCCCATGCTACTCCACTATGACAACTCGTATGCATGTGTCGCTTTCAGAGTTCCGTGCAGGAGATGAACATACCAGTGTATTATCTTCAGAGAAAAGAAATACACCGGAGTATGTAGCACTGTTCTTCACCAATCCTTGGCTCCTTGCAGCTATCTAATCTGCTAGTTGCTACTGCATGTGTCTAATTTGGTCAGTCAATTGCAATGTGCAAACAGGCTAGTCAAGAATGTCTATCTCGTGCCCGGCGAAGAAAAGATTGTCTAGCTCGTCGATCGTTTTCATTGGTAGTTCTAGTCtagcaattggtttttttcctgATAAAAAAATAGTGCCTTTTCTATGTAGGAGTATATGTCTGACTCATCTTATTTTATTTCAGATTATTGGCTGGACAGTCATCTTCATCAGTTATACTAGTAAAACATTCGTCCATACTCCATAGAAATTTCAGACCATCGTAGGTGTAAAATTTCTTCTGGTCTATTTGAACACATGCACCAGCCGCCTTTCAATTCTTACAATTCTGCGTACTCGCGAACGTGAAATTCAGACGACATCAATGGAATTTCCCTCTTGGCCTTccgttttttctctctctagaaACTGTAAAGCTACCGTGGAGCGAAAAGATGGCTGGTGTGGGCATAATCTAGTCATAATCCACCCAAAGCAACGCTGATATATTTGACTGACCACTGCAAATTGCAGATTGGCTAGACCAACTGCAGCTGGTCATTCCTGCTCTGTCTCCGGGGCTTTGGAATCATCACCATGATGTAGTTTTCAGAGGAGAATCTCCTTCAGTTACAACAGCATgttataagccaactataaatatattttaagaaaataaataaaaagagagaaggcCAGCGGGCCATATATTTAtagtcagctgtagcacggattcCAAAACAcagtgtgtatatgacaggtgggaccaagtattaataatacaatatataactattgtatgaatgagctattagattagttataaatgaattggagctagtagttggctatactattgaacctgctctaagagcaagtttaatagtatagtccactaccagctccaattcatctatagtcaaatttaatagccaattcatataacagttacttactatactattaatatatggtcccacctatcatacatacATTTCATCTAGGAGttcgtgctgtagctggctacagatctgtagcccgccgcttttctctcttatcttttatctcactaaaatatgtttatagctgactaatagtctgctattatacATGCTCTAAATCGTTTAGCATCCAAGTGTATAGAGGATGTTGCTCTCTGGGCATAAAGATTGAACTGTGCCGACAGGATCGTAGCAGAATCCTAGAAACAAATTCTATCTTCTCCTCTTCGTTCAAATGTATATTCTCTCAAtctcaaaaaaagacaaactataAGAGACAAATCTGGACAAGGAGAGGCATCCTCTcctctgttatttttttttgagacggagggagtatgacttAATATATTATATCTCTCTTTAAATGAAAATTTAGGTGGGGTAGCTCTCCCTCTGGTGACCAgtcaaaaaaaaactgaaactgTTCATCTCCTTAAATATCTTCTAGAAGCGAAAGAAATTGCAAAGAAAAACACTGTCGTTGGCAGCTGAATTCCATCTTGAACCAGTTAAacacaaaactgaaaaaaaaaacattatatcGAAAAGACAACCAGTGTGGAATAATCTGTCATATTCCACCCAAAGCAATGCAGAGAGTCATTGGCAAACTGCAGATTTTCTTTTTGATGAAAAGACAAGGTACAGATTTGTTTGACTAATTACAACAATTTATTCTCTATTCTTGTAGAAGATAAAGAGCTTTGCAAGAAAATAAGAATTAGAAAAGGAAGTCGTTGGCAGTTGAATTTCATCTCAAACTAgcaccctgtttagatgggactaaaacttaaaacttaatctctatcacatcgaatgtttggacactaattatatatattaaacgtagactattaataaaacccatccataattctgaactaatttgcgagacgaatctattgagcctaattaatccataattaggatgctacagtaaacattctctaattatagattaattatgcttaaaaaatttatctcgtaaattagctttcatttatgtaattagttttggaagtagtatatatttaatactctaaattagtatctaaatataagtactaaagttaagtcactggatccaaacaccacctaagcaCAATAGCAAAAACATCATGTCACAGTTTTCTGCTTAATTTGAACATATAAAACACACAGGCGTGCACAGCGGAAAGAATGGAGAAATCACGAAAGCTAAAAGAAAAGCTGAGAGATCTCCTATGCCATTCCAAGTACAGAAGAAACAGTGCATGTCCACATCTCAAAGCAGTCGTGGTCAGAGGTGACATCACAGACTCGTTGCTTCGAGATTGCACACCACCTGTTTGCTGAAAAGCAGCAGCCAACCACACACCAAAACTAAAATGGAAAAAAGGAAAGGCAGAAatcagtcgtcgtcgtcgtgccaTTCTCAGGCCGTCTTGTACTCGACGACGGCGATCTTGGCGGCGGGGCCGCCCTGGATGTAGACGATGGTGAGCTGCGCGCCGGCGTCGAGCCGTGTCATCCACGACGGGAACTCGTACATGTCCTTGGCGTTCGTGCGGGAGACGCCGTAGATCTCCCCGGAGAGCTCCTTGATCTGCAGCTTCAGGTAGGTGATGGCGTGGCCGCACGTGTTCTTCGCCGTCACCACGTGCCGGTAGTAGTCCACGCCGTTTGCCTTCCACGTGTTCGTCACCGTGTGCACGAACTCCAACGGCGACCCACCTGACAAAGAAACGCACGATCACTTGGAGGAGATCTCAATGGTACAAGTTCGATTGCATTGTTgatttggttaattaattaccattTGATGGCGAGGGGGCATTTGGCGCCGGCGTGTACTCCGGCGTGTTAtcggcgggcgaggcggcgaggcgggcgaaGACGCCGGACATGGGGGCGTTGCCGGCGAGGGTGGGCTCGGCGTGCTGGTAGTTGCAGCGGTCGTCGTCGTAGGCGTCGTTGGCGTCGGGGCCGCCGACGAGGGCGCCGTGGAGGACGTTGGGGTCGGCGTTCTTGCTGTTGTAGTACTTGTCGAAGCTTTCCATGCACCCGACGGTGGCGTTCATGGCGTAGATGGACGGGATGGACGCGCCGCGGTGGTGGACGTGCGTCGGGTAGTAGCTGCCGTATCCGACCATgtagctcatccccttggggtTCTTGCCGAGGACGTAGTCGACCTGCGACCTCGCGAACCGGAGGATCTCCGCCGGCTTCACCTCGCCGTCCGGGCACCTGAGCGTTCCCCGCGACTCGGCGAGGTAGTCGGCGTAGACGGTGAGGAGGAACGCCGACGAGCTCACGTACTGCATGTTGCTCCAGTCGCTCACGTACATGAGACCACCTGGATAACCAATCCAATCCACACAATTCAGAACAATCACATTGCAAAATCTATTACCAATTCTTCGAGGAAGTGGATTTTTGTCCCTCGGGAGGACATCCCCTCGTTTTATACAtctcactcaaaattttatcaatttttttttaaaaaaaaattgtcaagatagattaatatatgacATCTTTCGTAAACATGcgagttaaaattcaacttatacaattcaaaacaaaaataacaaatttaacctTAAATTACACGTTCTATTCATtgtcaaatttattatttttgtttttatttgtattaattgaatttgaatttgtatATTTATTAAGAGTGATCTAtcctactaattttttttatgatcatGCAAAAATGAGGAGATGTTTTCTTAAGGATGATTTGAGTTTTCCATccttggaagaagaagaagctagcAAGGATGGGATGGATTACCAGGGGTCATCTTGACGTTGTGGCCGTTGTTCTTCTGGAGGCAGGCGCAGAGGAAGAACTCGGCCTTGGCCTGATACTGCTTCAGCGTGTCGGCGTagccggcggcgctgccgcccTGCTCGAAGAGGACCTTGGAGAGGAGGACCTGGAGGCCGGCGTACTTGTTGTCCCAGGAGAACTCGGTGACGGCCCAGCCGGTGCCGCCGAACGCCTCCGCGTTCTGGGACACGTAGCGGAGGTActgctcgtcgccggtcgcctcgtacagccacgccgccgcccacagCAGCTCGTCCTGGTAGCCGGACGCCGACGGGTAGAACTTCTTGGCGCTCTGCAGCGAGTCGTCGTACTTGCCCCTGAACGTGTCCGCGAACGTGAACAGCtgcccccccaaaaaaaagagaaaataactCATCAGAATGTTGCTGCTGCATTTGCTGATTGCTCTCATACGCTGGCTGCGTTCGACAGCCCCTCCTCCCGTCCCGCAAAACAAAGCTtatattattataaaattaattaactattaattatttttttaaaaaaaatggattaatatgattttttaaaataactttaatatatatttttttaagattaaattgcactttggtccCTCTTTTATTTCCCAAGTTTCAATTTGGACCACCCTTAAAGCTATCTTTTTAATTTAGACTGGGTAAATTTACCACTGTTACGGTTTGTACTATCATAAACAACTTTTCTCATCATGTATAACTTCCCTTTCGGCAAACATATGAACCATATATAGAGGAGTTCGGCCGCATACTAGAGTTGATGTGTTTAAGCTCGTTGGTTGTACTGAAAAAAAATCGTTCGTGGTAATCCAAATTACAACAATAGTAAATTTATTCGGTCCaaagtaaaaatatatgtttaaagGTGGTCTAAAGTGAAACTTAGGTAATAAGATGTGGCCCAAAACGtaattcactttttttttataaatcataccgtttaatagtttgaaaagcatgcgtgCGAAAAACGAGGAAGGTGGGTTGGAAAAATGGACGAAGATCACAGCCACATGTGTCTCTGTACCTGCttggagtggaggaggaggaggtcggagTACATGCGGTCGTAGGGCTTGAaggccttggcggcggcggcgagagcggcggcggtctcgccggcgacctccgaCCCGGGGTTGTTGATGTCGATCTTGAACGCCGTGCGCGGCGTCGACATGTCCTCGGCGCGCTCCCAGCACAGGTGGTCGCTGTCGCCGTCACCCACCTAATCAAAGAATCCAGAAAATTTTTCTTGAGGGCACTAGTGGGCCGTGTTGGGCTCTTGGTGAGATGGGCCTTGAGTGCGTGCGTACCTGGACCCAGAGGGCGTTGTGCTGGGTGTGGGCCTTGACGAAGTAGTTGGTGCCCCAGCGGATGGCGTCGAGGACGCGGTGGAGCTTGTTGCCGTCGACCATCTCCTTCTCGAACTCGACCACCCCCCACGACAGCATCGTCACCGCGTACGCCATCGGGAGCCCGAACTTCACGTGGTCGCCGGAGTCGTAGTACCCGCCCACCAAATCCACCTGCAAATTCATCCATCCTTCGATTCAATTCGCGCCGCATTACTCAACCCGATCGAGCATTTACCCGGCCTTGCCTTTTACATCCAACTGGATATACACGGCCATTGCAATAGAGAACTTTGTCCCGTGGACAACACAATCTAAAATTTACTTCTATAAAGATTTAAACTCAGGACTTTAAAGTACTACTCTAACGACTGTAACCACTATCGAGCATTTGGTTGATTGaaccggaggcggcggagatgtATGTATTACCCCCTGGGAGAAGCCGTCGGTGAGGGCGGAGTCGCCGCGCCACCGGACGAGGCGGTCGTCGGGGAGCTTGCCGGAGCGCTGCGCCTCGAAGAACAGGAGGCACTTGTCGAACGCGCCGGCGTAGTCGAACGCCGACGCCTCCaccgacgcggccgccgcgaggaggagaaccagcgacgccgccgccggtatCAGCAGGAAGGTGGTTGCCGGCGTCTTGTTCATCGTCGCCGCCATTGCTCGACCTCGGTAGTGGAATACTGGATTGAGGGAGAGGCCCGCACGGCGGAGGAGTTTTATAAGGTCGCCATGATCGACGACGTGGAGGACGGTGGCGCGCGGCCGTGGCATCGTGGGCGCACGCGATGTGCCTCGCACGTAGCGAGGAGGAGAgatacgacgacgacgacgacgaggtgagCTTTTGGCGGGGTTTGAGCCATGCACGTCGTGGAGCCGAAACTGCAGAAATGGTTGCAACTCAAGCGTGTAATAGTTTAATTGGTAATATAATAATAGTTgaagattagttttttttttaaggtaaTGGAGTTGAAGATTGGATGCTTGTAGTTTTAAGGgaagattagaaaaaaaatgaaaggctGGGTGCCTGGGTCTGATGatcattgtctttttttttttttgagaatttgatgATCATTGTGTCAACTACCAATTGTGTCGGCTTGGATCGACATGAAGTCCACTCCAGTTACACTGCGTGATCTTGTGTTGCAAATGATTTTCCAATCAATTTTATCACGTTTGTGCCATTGATCTGGATATTTGTGGAAGGTCAACCCagatattatgcatatatattcaaGGTGAGCTGAGCCAAACATCTCTGTACCTTCCTGCTGTTCAAGAGCTTTCACAGCACCATCTGCACTCGATCTCCAGTGCATCAGAACCGAAGTACCTTCCTTGCTCTCCTGTGAATCCTGCTGTATGAGTTTCGGTTTCCTTTATCTCCTGAGACAGGCAGAACTCCGTGCATGTTCTTAGGAAAATGTGtcattttcaaaaaagaaaaagaaaaatgttgtGTCCTATAGCCAACTGTTGGCTTGAAATCATCTATAATCAACTTAATAGCCaactcatacaatagttacctataaatatatactacataattaatatttggtctcatctatcatacacacatacaCCTTGAAGTCTGTGCTGCAACTggttataaatctgtagccccgctgtcattctctctctttttttattttttcgaaatgtgtttatagctggcttatagcctgctattgcaCCTGCTCTAAGCAGACCAAATGCACAACTGCACACTGGTTTTATTCAGTGTAACTGCACATCGACTCCGCCATGGCACGGCATCGATCTACCATGCCGGCCAGGCCGATTTACTGAATTCATCAGCAGCCAAGAATAAAATTATCGATCACTTCTTTTGGTTGTTGCCACCAGGAGTGATCAGCCGACGACTAGATGTGCCAGCTTTCAGCTCTCGAGCGAAGTGGCAATGGTGTCGGAGCTACGCGGCTCTGGATTTCCGGCGAAGGAGACGGCGCGGCTGACGTAGAGCCGCACCACCCTGGCCGCGAGATTCGAATCCAACGGTGTATGTACGACTACGAGCCATCAGGATAGCGATCTACGGACAGTTTCCACTCGGCCGCGGTGATCCTGAGTTCCTGACCGCTTGATTCGGATCCGACGGTTTCCGTACAGGCCCG
This window of the Oryza sativa Japonica Group chromosome 4, ASM3414082v1 genome carries:
- the LOC4337384 gene encoding endoglucanase 13 precursor encodes the protein MAATMNKTPATTFLLIPAAASLVLLLAAAASVEASAFDYAGAFDKCLLFFEAQRSGKLPDDRLVRWRGDSALTDGFSQGVDLVGGYYDSGDHVKFGLPMAYAVTMLSWGVVEFEKEMVDGNKLHRVLDAIRWGTNYFVKAHTQHNALWVQVGDGDSDHLCWERAEDMSTPRTAFKIDINNPGSEVAGETAAALAAAAKAFKPYDRMYSDLLLLHSKQLFTFADTFRGKYDDSLQSAKKFYPSASGYQDELLWAAAWLYEATGDEQYLRYVSQNAEAFGGTGWAVTEFSWDNKYAGLQVLLSKVLFEQGGSAAGYADTLKQYQAKAEFFLCACLQKNNGHNVKMTPGGLMYVSDWSNMQYVSSSAFLLTVYADYLAESRGTLRCPDGEVKPAEILRFARSQVDYVLGKNPKGMSYMVGYGSYYPTHVHHRGASIPSIYAMNATVGCMESFDKYYNSKNADPNVLHGALVGGPDANDAYDDDRCNYQHAEPTLAGNAPMSGVFARLAASPADNTPEYTPAPNAPSPSNGGSPLEFVHTVTNTWKANGVDYYRHVVTAKNTCGHAITYLKLQIKELSGEIYGVSRTNAKDMYEFPSWMTRLDAGAQLTIVYIQGGPAAKIAVVEYKTA